One Candidatus Acidiferrales bacterium genomic region harbors:
- a CDS encoding arsenate reductase ArsC, which produces MSGHYHVLFLCTGNSARSIMAEAILNHKGSPTFRAYSAGSHPAGYVRPEALRQLEMAHLSTDGLRSKSWDEFSGPDAPRFDFVFTVCDNAAKEICPVWLGHPMTAHWGIPDPAAVAGSPKQVEQAYRDAFMVLDRRIGLFLSLPLMSLGQSAIKREIKRIGRR; this is translated from the coding sequence ATGTCAGGCCATTACCATGTGCTTTTCCTGTGTACTGGAAATTCCGCCCGCTCCATCATGGCAGAGGCGATTCTCAACCACAAAGGGTCGCCCACATTTAGAGCTTATAGTGCCGGCAGCCATCCGGCTGGATACGTCCGTCCGGAAGCGCTCCGTCAGCTCGAGATGGCTCACCTTTCGACAGATGGCCTCCGAAGCAAAAGTTGGGATGAATTTTCGGGGCCGGACGCGCCGCGATTCGATTTCGTTTTTACCGTTTGCGATAACGCTGCAAAAGAAATCTGTCCCGTCTGGCTCGGCCACCCCATGACCGCACATTGGGGTATCCCTGATCCTGCCGCCGTTGCTGGCTCGCCAAAACAAGTCGAGCAGGCTTATCGCGATGCTTTCATGGTTCTCGATCGTAGAATAGGTTTGTTCCTCAGTTTGCCGCTCATGAGCCTCGGCCAATCGGCTATCAAACGTGAAATCAAGAGAATCGGCCGCCGATGA
- a CDS encoding arsenite methyltransferase — MNGKQFPDEANVREVVKEKYGEAARRVKSRGSSCCGTAEACCSDPITSRLYDALQTDDLPEEALLASLGCGNPTALAKLSAGEVVLDLGSGGGIDVLLSAKRVGPSGKAYGLDMTDEMLALANENKQKAGLKNVEFLKGEIEHIPLPDNFVDVIISNCVINLSADKDRVLREAFRVLKPGGRLAVSDVVTRGEIRPEIRQSVLLWIGCVAGALDENAYISKLAAVGFEQTSIEPTRIYRMADAREFLSSAGIDGDTIAPEVDGKFMSAFIRGVKPIA; from the coding sequence ATGAATGGGAAACAGTTTCCGGACGAAGCGAACGTAAGGGAAGTGGTAAAAGAGAAATATGGCGAGGCCGCCCGACGTGTCAAAAGCAGGGGCAGCTCCTGCTGTGGCACTGCGGAGGCCTGTTGCAGCGATCCAATCACTTCCCGGCTTTATGACGCCTTGCAGACAGATGATCTTCCTGAGGAAGCGCTGCTGGCATCGCTGGGGTGCGGCAATCCGACCGCTCTGGCGAAGCTCAGCGCCGGAGAAGTCGTGCTGGATTTGGGCTCGGGCGGTGGCATTGATGTCCTGCTCTCGGCGAAGCGTGTAGGTCCGTCCGGAAAAGCCTACGGTTTGGATATGACTGATGAGATGTTGGCGCTCGCAAACGAAAACAAACAAAAAGCGGGCCTGAAGAATGTCGAATTCCTCAAAGGCGAGATTGAGCATATTCCGTTGCCGGATAATTTTGTGGATGTAATCATCTCGAATTGCGTCATCAATTTGTCTGCGGATAAGGACCGCGTCTTGCGCGAAGCGTTTCGCGTTCTCAAACCTGGCGGACGGCTTGCTGTTTCGGATGTAGTGACGCGCGGAGAGATTCGCCCCGAAATCCGTCAAAGCGTTCTGCTATGGATCGGATGCGTGGCAGGGGCCCTTGATGAAAACGCTTACATCAGCAAACTTGCCGCTGTGGGGTTCGAGCAGACCTCGATTGAGCCGACGCGCATTTATCGCATGGCCGATGCGCGCGAGTTCTTGTCTTCTGCTGGAATCGATGGCGACACCATTGCGCCCGAGGTCGATGGAAAATTCATGAGCGCATTCATTCGCGGCGTCAAGCCGATCGCTTAG
- a CDS encoding metalloregulator ArsR/SmtB family transcription factor, whose protein sequence is MVSQNQLSIEVNDVVRYADMFSAMGTEPRLRIMQILLTAHPDGLVVGDIQDRLSIPNSTLSHHLDKLKSENLVKVRREGTFLRYTANTVALRELLSFLYAECCTRTKALNGDEVIQVCQ, encoded by the coding sequence ATGGTCAGCCAAAACCAACTCAGCATAGAAGTCAACGATGTCGTGCGTTATGCAGACATGTTTTCCGCAATGGGCACGGAGCCGCGGCTGCGCATCATGCAAATCTTGCTGACGGCGCATCCGGATGGGCTGGTGGTCGGCGATATACAGGATCGGCTGAGCATTCCCAACTCCACGCTCTCGCATCATTTGGACAAGCTGAAGTCCGAAAATCTCGTTAAGGTACGGCGGGAGGGTACATTTTTGCGCTACACGGCGAATACGGTGGCGCTGAGGGAACTCCTCAGCTTTTTGTATGCGGAATGTTGCACTCGAACGAAAGCTCTCAATGGCGACGAAGTGATTCAAGTTTGCCAGTAA
- a CDS encoding PilZ domain-containing protein translates to MAQKERRTSRRFLMRLPLKVRWTSEASVGEASSETREVSSRGLYFFLPKDLKSGAPLEIVMTLPHEVTMAGPVKVRCLGHVVRTDSEREQDIGVAAAIERYEFLRDGEVLV, encoded by the coding sequence TTGGCGCAAAAAGAGCGTAGAACCAGCCGTCGTTTTCTAATGCGATTGCCCTTGAAGGTTCGCTGGACCAGCGAAGCATCCGTCGGAGAGGCCTCCTCGGAGACGCGTGAAGTCAGTTCCCGCGGGCTATATTTCTTTCTTCCCAAAGATCTGAAAAGCGGAGCGCCTCTAGAGATCGTCATGACCCTCCCCCATGAAGTCACAATGGCGGGCCCCGTAAAGGTTCGTTGTCTCGGGCATGTCGTGCGCACCGATTCAGAAAGAGAACAGGACATTGGCGTGGCTGCAGCTATTGAACGCTATGAGTTCCTGCGAGATGGGGAAGTGCTCGTATAA
- a CDS encoding chloride channel protein, producing the protein MSATPGDILAPSLPDPRVSRERSRLERLWTIWRRKALTLREGQLFLLLAVIIGMFSGLVVVCFRITIEWTRFWLLGSSMQPSYLRVLLAPTLGGIGVALLVLRIFKRSRGSGVNQTKAAVFIFDGYVPFRTVIGKFVTCALAIGSGQSLGPEDPSLQMGAGIASALGRSLRLSREKQRLIAPIGAAAGLAAAFNAPISAVIFVIEEIIGTWSGGVLGAVILAAISSVVVMREFLGNAPMFRVPAIEFRSPVELIGYAVLGVISGFAALAFLKFIAYTRPRLTRLPRWTHYLQPAIAGLLIGTIGLWLPQVMGSGYPIIDQVLHDQFVWRMLLLLALFKILATGISFVSGTPGGMFAPTLFIGAMLGGAVGGFEHYVVHRPVESVAAFALVGMGTFFAGFLRVPITSVFMVLEVSGNYSIIVPAIISNMIAYFISHRYQKVPLFDFLARQDGFFLPSIEELREQNALRVEDAMRPGEGSVWREDDGGRLLQTGSASSPTASFLLWRRGNDWQIVSRDDLKRQPEGIRVGAAAPEIPSRGPLPQLYPDQHLDEALRLIGDWPLVPVVNRANTDKLEGVVSLEDILRAYRNS; encoded by the coding sequence ATGAGTGCGACACCTGGCGACATTCTCGCTCCGTCCCTGCCTGACCCGAGGGTTTCGCGCGAGAGGAGCCGCTTGGAACGGCTGTGGACAATCTGGCGCCGGAAAGCTCTCACGCTACGGGAAGGTCAGCTTTTCCTCCTGCTCGCCGTGATTATCGGCATGTTTTCGGGTCTTGTTGTCGTCTGTTTCCGGATCACAATTGAGTGGACGCGTTTCTGGTTGCTTGGTTCCTCCATGCAGCCTTCATATCTTCGCGTTCTTCTTGCGCCGACGCTTGGCGGCATTGGCGTGGCTCTGCTTGTCTTGCGCATTTTCAAACGCTCGCGCGGCAGCGGCGTAAACCAGACAAAAGCCGCCGTCTTTATTTTCGACGGGTACGTCCCTTTCCGAACCGTGATTGGAAAATTCGTCACTTGCGCTCTGGCCATCGGAAGCGGGCAATCCTTGGGCCCCGAAGATCCTTCCTTGCAAATGGGTGCGGGAATCGCTTCCGCTCTTGGGCGAAGTCTCAGACTATCTCGCGAAAAGCAGCGTTTGATCGCGCCAATCGGCGCTGCGGCCGGCCTCGCTGCCGCGTTCAATGCACCAATTTCCGCGGTCATTTTCGTAATCGAAGAAATTATCGGCACATGGAGCGGCGGAGTCTTGGGTGCAGTCATATTGGCGGCCATTTCGAGCGTCGTCGTCATGCGCGAATTCTTGGGCAATGCACCTATGTTTCGAGTGCCAGCCATCGAATTTCGTAGTCCAGTTGAGCTCATCGGCTACGCCGTACTCGGTGTGATCAGCGGTTTCGCGGCGCTCGCTTTCTTGAAATTCATCGCCTATACGCGCCCAAGGCTGACGCGCCTCCCGCGTTGGACGCATTATCTCCAGCCGGCCATTGCCGGGCTCCTCATTGGCACGATTGGCCTCTGGCTGCCCCAGGTGATGGGTAGCGGGTATCCGATCATTGACCAGGTTCTCCATGACCAGTTTGTCTGGCGCATGTTGCTCCTGCTTGCGTTGTTCAAGATTCTTGCAACGGGCATTTCTTTCGTCAGTGGTACGCCAGGTGGCATGTTTGCACCAACTCTTTTCATTGGCGCAATGCTTGGCGGCGCTGTAGGAGGCTTCGAGCATTACGTCGTCCACAGGCCAGTGGAATCCGTTGCCGCATTTGCTCTGGTTGGCATGGGAACGTTTTTTGCGGGATTCCTGCGCGTGCCTATCACTTCCGTATTCATGGTTCTCGAGGTCAGCGGAAACTACTCCATCATCGTCCCAGCGATTATCTCCAACATGATTGCCTACTTCATTTCCCATCGTTATCAGAAGGTCCCGCTTTTCGATTTTCTTGCCCGGCAGGATGGCTTTTTTCTTCCCTCCATCGAGGAACTGCGCGAGCAGAATGCCTTGCGTGTGGAGGATGCCATGCGACCGGGGGAAGGGAGTGTCTGGCGCGAGGATGACGGCGGCAGGTTATTGCAGACGGGATCAGCTTCCTCTCCCACTGCCTCGTTCCTGCTCTGGAGGCGCGGTAACGATTGGCAAATCGTGTCGCGCGACGATCTCAAGCGCCAGCCTGAAGGGATTCGTGTGGGGGCTGCCGCGCCTGAAATCCCCTCACGCGGCCCTTTGCCGCAGCTCTACCCGGACCAGCACTTGGACGAGGCTCTCCGCCTCATTGGCGATTGGCCGCTTGTGCCCGTCGTCAACCGCGCCAATACAGATAAACTCGAAGGTGTGGTTTCCCTCGAGGACATTCTGCGCGCCTACCGTAACTCTTGA
- a CDS encoding tetratricopeptide repeat protein yields MLCVVILVALFFVTGFVAKGFHQKLAALGQQWFDSGEQQLKLGNATQALADFRNALVYAPDDDEIQLRLALALAATGHNSEASSYLFGILAHAPANAPVNLALARISVASGSEADALRYYHGAIYGVWPDEAETNRVKTRLELCQFLISRHDVSNAESELIALASDIPREGESSIEEKTGDLFLEVGDANRALTEFRAALASPSPPAGSLHGAGISAFQLGRYSLAESYLERASHLRKYDPSITAPLQMSRLILAWNPYIAGLSAKERQVRVRHDFEQALMRLQSCAEDKGIDLTNKSATSVFSPFYAKAVSLRPLLTPSGFRHNPGLVDATMSLVFGIEDLASQQCGPLEGLDQALVLIGKSPRNVQQ; encoded by the coding sequence TTGCTTTGCGTCGTGATTCTGGTCGCTCTCTTCTTTGTCACTGGTTTTGTCGCGAAGGGTTTCCACCAGAAATTAGCCGCGCTCGGCCAGCAATGGTTTGACTCGGGCGAACAGCAACTGAAGTTGGGAAATGCCACCCAAGCTCTTGCCGATTTCCGCAACGCCCTTGTCTATGCGCCTGACGACGACGAAATTCAGTTGCGGCTCGCGCTGGCTTTGGCTGCCACCGGCCACAATAGCGAAGCGAGTTCGTATCTCTTCGGAATCCTCGCTCACGCTCCCGCCAACGCGCCCGTTAACTTAGCGCTTGCTCGAATTTCGGTCGCGAGCGGCTCAGAGGCGGATGCCCTTCGCTACTATCATGGCGCGATTTACGGCGTCTGGCCTGACGAAGCCGAAACGAATCGCGTGAAGACTCGTCTCGAGCTTTGCCAGTTTCTGATTTCGCGTCATGATGTCTCCAATGCTGAATCGGAGCTTATCGCGCTCGCTTCGGACATTCCCCGCGAAGGCGAATCCTCCATTGAAGAGAAAACGGGTGACCTATTTCTTGAGGTCGGTGACGCGAACCGTGCGCTGACCGAATTTCGCGCCGCGCTCGCCTCGCCGAGTCCGCCCGCAGGCTCTCTCCACGGCGCTGGTATCTCCGCATTTCAACTCGGCCGCTATTCCCTGGCAGAATCCTATCTAGAGCGCGCTTCCCATCTTCGAAAGTACGACCCAAGCATTACCGCGCCGCTCCAGATGTCCAGACTCATCCTCGCATGGAATCCTTATATCGCCGGACTCAGCGCTAAAGAACGCCAGGTTCGCGTGCGCCACGATTTCGAACAGGCTCTCATGCGCTTGCAGTCGTGCGCCGAAGACAAAGGCATCGATCTAACCAATAAGTCTGCAACTTCAGTTTTTTCACCCTTTTATGCCAAAGCAGTCTCCTTACGGCCACTTTTGACGCCGTCCGGCTTTCGTCATAATCCAGGATTGGTCGATGCAACAATGAGCCTTGTATTTGGCATTGAGGATCTTGCGTCGCAGCAGTGCGGGCCTTTAGAAGGGCTCGATCAAGCTTTGGTCTTGATAGGAAAATCCCCACGGAACGTGCAGCAATGA
- a CDS encoding response regulator transcription factor has translation MTKGKSPVRVLIADDHAIFRDGLRKLFEGSDEVTIVGEASNGNECIRMLAKLKPDILLLDLRMPEKDGLGVLEEINFDSISTRVIVVTAAEDDRDVVRAMRLGARGVVLKQSASDLLLKSIKKVSEGEIWLDNRMTAEVIDAFKRSAETGQRRDKPLLSDREKEIVQLVAQGFRNREIGEKLFISEQTVKNHLHNIFDKLGVSDRLELALYAIHHRLIDQT, from the coding sequence ATGACAAAAGGCAAATCGCCTGTCCGCGTTCTGATCGCTGACGACCACGCCATTTTCCGCGATGGTCTGCGCAAGCTATTTGAAGGTTCCGACGAAGTGACGATCGTCGGCGAAGCCTCCAATGGCAACGAGTGCATCCGTATGCTCGCGAAGTTGAAGCCAGATATCCTTCTTCTGGACTTGCGCATGCCAGAGAAAGATGGACTGGGCGTGCTGGAAGAGATTAATTTCGATTCGATTTCTACGCGCGTTATCGTTGTGACTGCAGCCGAAGACGACCGTGACGTTGTTCGCGCCATGCGTCTGGGTGCGCGCGGCGTCGTTTTGAAACAGTCGGCGAGCGATTTGCTCCTTAAGAGCATCAAGAAAGTTAGTGAAGGCGAAATCTGGCTGGACAATCGCATGACGGCGGAAGTAATCGATGCGTTCAAGCGTTCCGCAGAAACCGGCCAGCGCCGCGACAAGCCGCTCCTTAGTGATCGCGAAAAGGAAATTGTTCAGCTCGTCGCTCAGGGATTTCGCAACAGGGAAATCGGGGAGAAGCTTTTTATTAGCGAACAAACGGTGAAGAACCATCTCCACAACATCTTTGACAAGCTCGGCGTGTCCGATCGGCTTGAACTTGCGCTCTACGCCATTCATCATCGTCTGATCGATCAGACCTGA
- a CDS encoding sensor histidine kinase, with product MSAKVSPFQTRPNSLYVSDAALLSVGAAVAVTVRAIWFQESSGIIRCLGLGLATYFAGFCVTWFGIRERTLISEHRLIESLLGAIRVEKGVAESVRLVLSELAREFDCERAALAICDEEIERLFVWKADQDRRHVIPPEVLPLSGAGAHFAEDLSHTICWNSLDGAGKGFGWERDTGASWKEMEAPPATARQQLGARSVMAVTVLSSGHPAGRMLLINSRGNFTRRDLRLFERIVRQLSVPLENVFLLRNLRTRAVEGERSRISRDLHDGILQTLLSLNIQLGVLRRKLPQFPDQVSTDLAGLEKTVREEGEELRQMVKDLRPLRLESADLREMMFGFAERCHEESGIAVDLFLEENDLRAPDRVCREVFQIYRESLNNIKKHARASHVVVKLWQDDTKIFLVVDDNGQGFSFSGRYNSEELDRLRLGPISIKERTRSVGGVLTVESNPGHGARLTIEIPLN from the coding sequence TTGAGTGCGAAAGTTTCCCCGTTCCAGACACGACCCAACAGTCTCTATGTCAGCGATGCAGCGCTTCTCAGCGTCGGCGCCGCGGTTGCCGTAACTGTTCGTGCCATCTGGTTTCAAGAAAGCTCCGGGATAATTCGTTGCTTGGGGCTCGGTTTGGCGACGTACTTCGCCGGTTTTTGTGTCACGTGGTTCGGAATTCGTGAACGGACCCTCATCAGCGAGCACCGGTTGATCGAATCCCTGCTCGGTGCGATACGCGTAGAGAAAGGTGTCGCTGAATCTGTCCGTCTCGTCTTGAGCGAACTGGCCCGCGAATTCGATTGCGAACGCGCCGCGCTGGCAATATGTGATGAAGAAATCGAGCGGCTTTTTGTCTGGAAAGCTGATCAGGATCGTCGCCACGTAATTCCACCGGAAGTTCTTCCGCTCTCCGGCGCCGGGGCTCATTTCGCGGAGGACTTGTCGCATACGATTTGCTGGAACTCGCTCGACGGGGCAGGGAAGGGGTTTGGCTGGGAACGAGATACCGGCGCTTCATGGAAAGAGATGGAAGCTCCGCCAGCCACGGCTCGACAGCAGCTCGGCGCGCGCTCTGTGATGGCTGTGACCGTGCTGTCTTCAGGACATCCCGCTGGCCGCATGTTGCTGATCAATTCTCGAGGAAATTTTACCCGCCGTGACCTGCGGCTTTTCGAGCGGATCGTTCGCCAACTCAGCGTTCCGCTCGAAAATGTTTTCCTTCTCCGAAATCTCCGGACGAGGGCCGTGGAAGGAGAGCGCAGCCGCATTTCGCGCGATCTTCACGATGGCATTCTTCAGACGCTCTTGAGTCTCAATATCCAGCTCGGCGTTCTGCGCCGTAAGCTCCCCCAGTTCCCGGATCAAGTAAGCACCGACCTGGCAGGCTTGGAGAAAACCGTCCGCGAGGAAGGGGAGGAGCTTCGCCAAATGGTCAAGGACCTTCGGCCGCTGCGTCTGGAAAGCGCCGACTTGCGGGAAATGATGTTCGGTTTCGCAGAGCGTTGCCACGAGGAATCCGGCATTGCCGTCGATTTATTCTTGGAAGAGAACGATTTGCGCGCTCCGGACCGTGTTTGCCGCGAAGTTTTCCAGATATATCGTGAGTCACTCAATAATATAAAAAAGCATGCACGCGCGAGCCACGTCGTGGTAAAACTATGGCAAGACGACACGAAAATCTTCCTCGTCGTCGACGACAATGGGCAGGGATTCAGTTTTTCGGGCCGGTACAACAGTGAGGAACTGGACCGCTTGCGCCTGGGTCCGATCTCGATAAAAGAGCGGACGCGAAGCGTTGGGGGTGTCCTGACGGTGGAGTCGAACCCAGGGCACGGTGCGCGTTTAACAATTGAAATCCCATTGAACTGA
- a CDS encoding DUF72 domain-containing protein, with amino-acid sequence MRETRDANCVRIGPAGWSYSDWAGIVYPAPRPNGFHEATYLAEFFDTIEINTSFYQPLRPEHCRQWIEQVNSNSHFLFTAKLWRKFTHQDKTTGEDEKAVRAGFDVLRDAGKLGAILLQFPFSFHNTHENLARLKQLIKTFKEYPLVVEVRHSSWTKREFYELLQEYRVGFCNIDQPIIGRSIKPSEQATSAIGYVRLHGRRYDTWFSDDPTTPSEERYNYLYSEAELEPWTERIRSVASHAKTTFVVTNNHYQGKGVVNALQLIHLLTGAKVKVPEPLRKDYPDLDSIADVPPKNPTLF; translated from the coding sequence ATGCGAGAAACGCGAGACGCAAATTGCGTTCGGATAGGCCCCGCAGGATGGTCGTACTCGGATTGGGCTGGAATCGTATATCCAGCGCCTCGGCCAAACGGATTCCACGAAGCGACGTACCTTGCCGAATTTTTCGACACAATCGAGATCAACACATCCTTCTATCAACCATTACGACCTGAGCATTGCCGGCAATGGATTGAACAGGTCAACTCGAATTCCCATTTTCTCTTCACAGCAAAGCTCTGGCGGAAGTTTACTCACCAAGACAAAACGACTGGCGAAGACGAGAAAGCTGTTCGCGCAGGTTTCGATGTATTGCGCGATGCGGGGAAACTTGGCGCGATACTGCTGCAATTCCCTTTTTCGTTTCACAATACACATGAGAATCTCGCTCGTTTGAAGCAACTTATCAAGACTTTCAAAGAATATCCGCTCGTTGTCGAGGTACGGCACTCATCGTGGACGAAAAGAGAATTCTACGAACTGTTGCAGGAATACCGCGTCGGATTCTGTAACATAGATCAGCCGATCATCGGACGTTCAATCAAACCAAGCGAGCAGGCCACGTCAGCTATCGGGTATGTACGTCTGCATGGACGCCGTTACGATACGTGGTTCAGCGATGATCCAACTACTCCATCGGAAGAACGGTATAACTACCTTTACTCAGAAGCGGAACTCGAACCGTGGACGGAGCGCATTCGTTCCGTGGCCAGCCATGCGAAAACCACTTTTGTCGTTACGAACAATCACTATCAGGGGAAAGGCGTGGTGAACGCGCTGCAACTCATCCATTTGCTCACAGGCGCGAAGGTAAAAGTACCGGAACCACTTCGCAAAGACTACCCTGACCTTGACAGTATTGCCGACGTACCGCCGAAAAATCCGACGCTTTTCTAA